One region of Mucilaginibacter gotjawali genomic DNA includes:
- the radA gene encoding DNA repair protein RadA, translating to MAKTRFAYFCQSCGHESAKWLGKCPSCSQWNTFVEEVIEKDNKSIPNWKTASTTLQRANKPVKVADITFKEEHRLLTPDNEFNRVLGGGIVAGSLVLIGGEPGIGKSTLMLQLALNMPGIKVLYVSGEESEHQIKMRAERLEGVSSLKSQVESLNVRSKSEIEHPKSEIGGCFILTETSTQNIFKQIEELEPDLVVIDSIQTLHSAHIESTPGSVSQVRECTAELLRFAKESSTPVFLIGHITKDGMIAGPKILEHMVDTVLQFEGDRHHVYRILRTVKNRFGSASELGIYEMLGEGLREVSNPSEILLSQRDEPLSGITISTTLEGMRPMMIETQALVSPSPYGTPQRTATGFDTRRMSMLLAVLEKRCGFNLGAKDVFLNITGGIRVEDPAIDLGLAAAIISSHQDIPIPFKTCFAGEIGLSGEIRAVNRVEQRIAEAQKLGFEQIFISKYNLPSGGHDKKGIDLSRYKIDIKVVSRIEEVFEILFG from the coding sequence TTGGCTAAAACAAGATTCGCATATTTCTGTCAGAGCTGTGGGCATGAGTCAGCTAAGTGGCTGGGCAAATGTCCTTCGTGCAGCCAGTGGAACACTTTTGTGGAAGAAGTGATCGAGAAGGATAATAAGTCCATCCCGAACTGGAAAACGGCATCTACCACGCTGCAAAGGGCCAATAAGCCTGTAAAGGTGGCGGATATTACTTTTAAGGAAGAACATCGCCTCCTGACGCCTGATAATGAGTTTAACAGGGTTTTAGGCGGCGGGATTGTAGCCGGATCGCTGGTATTGATCGGCGGGGAACCGGGAATAGGAAAATCAACACTGATGCTGCAGCTGGCGTTGAATATGCCGGGGATAAAAGTACTGTATGTTTCGGGCGAAGAAAGCGAGCACCAGATAAAGATGCGGGCGGAACGATTGGAAGGAGTCTCGAGTCTTAAGTCTCAAGTCGAAAGTCTGAATGTCCGGTCTAAATCCGAAATCGAACATCCGAAATCCGAAATCGGAGGTTGTTTTATCCTCACAGAAACATCAACCCAAAACATTTTTAAACAAATTGAAGAGCTGGAGCCGGATCTTGTAGTGATCGATTCGATCCAAACCCTGCATTCGGCGCATATTGAATCAACGCCGGGAAGTGTTTCGCAGGTGAGAGAATGCACTGCCGAATTATTGCGTTTTGCGAAGGAAAGCTCGACCCCGGTATTCTTGATCGGCCATATCACCAAGGACGGGATGATAGCCGGCCCGAAGATTTTGGAGCATATGGTAGATACCGTGTTACAATTTGAAGGCGATCGTCATCATGTGTACCGGATCTTGCGTACCGTAAAAAACCGTTTCGGTTCGGCATCTGAATTAGGTATCTATGAAATGCTTGGCGAGGGTTTGAGGGAAGTCTCCAACCCATCAGAAATATTATTATCACAGCGGGATGAACCATTGAGTGGCATCACCATCTCCACCACGCTCGAAGGCATGCGGCCGATGATGATCGAGACACAGGCATTGGTAAGCCCGTCGCCCTACGGTACGCCGCAACGAACTGCCACGGGTTTTGATACCCGGCGGATGAGCATGTTGCTGGCCGTGCTGGAAAAACGTTGCGGGTTTAACCTGGGTGCAAAAGATGTTTTTTTAAATATTACGGGCGGTATCCGCGTGGAGGACCCGGCAATTGACCTGGGCCTAGCGGCTGCCATTATCTCCTCGCACCAGGATATCCCCATCCCTTTTAAAACCTGCTTTGCAGGCGAAATCGGCTTATCTGGTGAGATCCGGGCGGTTAACCGGGTGGAGCAGCGTATTGCTGAAGCGCAAAAACTGGGCTTCGAGCAAATTTTTATTTCAAAATATAATCTTCCTTCAGGTGGGCATGATAAAAAAGGGATTGATTTGTCCCGCTATAAAATTGATATAAAAGTTGTAAGTCGGATTGAGGAGGTTTTTGAGATATTGTTTGGGTAA
- a CDS encoding nuclear transport factor 2 family protein, which yields MKKILIIGLLIISNNLFAQKTDTLAVKQTINTMFDAMRKGDSTLLRSVFSKEMILQSVSNDKNGKAVLSTENADGFVKAIGTPHAAVYDERIVFDGIKIDGDLASVWAPYRFYLGAQFSHCGVDVFQLIRTADGWKIIYIVDTRRKENCTP from the coding sequence ATGAAAAAGATACTCATCATCGGTTTATTGATCATATCAAATAACCTGTTCGCCCAGAAAACCGACACTCTCGCCGTAAAACAAACCATCAATACAATGTTCGATGCGATGCGCAAAGGCGACAGCACCTTATTAAGATCGGTTTTCTCGAAAGAGATGATCCTGCAAAGTGTCTCCAATGATAAAAATGGAAAAGCCGTCCTGTCAACCGAAAACGCCGATGGCTTTGTAAAAGCAATAGGGACCCCGCATGCGGCCGTTTATGATGAACGCATCGTATTTGACGGGATAAAAATTGACGGCGACCTGGCCAGTGTTTGGGCGCCCTACAGGTTTTACCTGGGCGCTCAATTCAGCCATTGCGGCGTCGATGTTTTTCAGCTGATAAGAACAGCTGATGGCTGGAAGATTATTTATATTGTGGATACAAGGAGGAAGGAAAATTGTACTCCGTGA
- the dnaA gene encoding chromosomal replication initiator protein DnaA, translating to MEKTCTNVWNSCLQIIKDNIPAQSFKTWFEPIKALRMEGSVLTIQVPSLFFYEWLEEHYVGLLRKTIKKQLGDDGRLEYNIVVEQSSSSKPYTTNLPSNGNGAEAKNQSMPIPISINKDIKNPFVIPGLKKLNVDPQLNRNYTFNNFVEGDCNRLARSAGYAVAAKPGGTSFNPLMIYGGVGLGKTHLAQAIGNEIKQTLPDKLVLYVSCEKFTQQFVDALKHNNINDFVNFYQAIDVLIMDDVHNFAGKEKTQDFFFHIFNHLHQSGKQVIITSDKAPKDLAGLEERLLSRFKWGLSADLQVPDLETRMAILKNKTYQDGIELSNDVIEYVAHNIDNNVRELEGAMVSLLAQSTLNRKEIDLALAKQMLKNFVKNSSKEISMEYIQNLVCEYFEVPIEMVKSQTRKREIVQARQISMYLAKAHTKSSLKSIGHFFGGRDHSTVIYACQTVEDLIDTDKKFKGYVADIQKKLKMS from the coding sequence ATGGAAAAAACTTGTACTAATGTTTGGAATAGCTGCCTTCAAATCATTAAAGATAACATACCGGCCCAGAGTTTTAAGACCTGGTTTGAGCCGATAAAAGCTTTAAGAATGGAAGGGAGTGTTTTAACCATTCAAGTGCCAAGTTTATTTTTTTACGAATGGCTTGAAGAGCACTACGTAGGCTTGCTGCGAAAAACAATAAAAAAACAATTAGGTGATGACGGACGTTTGGAGTATAACATAGTTGTTGAACAGTCATCATCAAGTAAGCCCTATACCACAAATCTACCATCAAACGGTAACGGTGCCGAAGCAAAAAATCAATCAATGCCAATACCCATTTCAATAAATAAGGACATCAAAAACCCGTTTGTAATACCGGGTTTAAAGAAACTTAATGTCGATCCGCAGTTAAACCGCAACTATACTTTCAACAATTTTGTTGAAGGCGATTGCAACCGTTTGGCCCGTTCGGCAGGTTACGCGGTGGCGGCAAAACCGGGTGGCACTTCCTTTAACCCTTTGATGATATATGGTGGTGTTGGATTGGGCAAAACTCACCTGGCGCAGGCCATCGGTAACGAGATCAAACAAACCCTTCCGGATAAGCTGGTGCTGTATGTTTCGTGCGAGAAATTTACCCAGCAGTTTGTTGACGCTTTAAAACATAATAACATTAATGATTTTGTGAATTTTTACCAGGCCATTGATGTGCTTATTATGGATGATGTGCACAATTTTGCCGGCAAAGAAAAAACACAGGATTTCTTCTTCCATATTTTCAACCATCTGCACCAATCAGGCAAACAGGTGATCATTACTTCGGATAAAGCGCCGAAAGACCTGGCAGGTTTGGAAGAGCGCCTGTTATCCAGGTTTAAATGGGGGCTTTCAGCTGACCTTCAGGTCCCGGATTTGGAAACCCGTATGGCCATCCTTAAAAACAAAACCTACCAGGACGGCATCGAATTATCAAATGATGTAATTGAATACGTTGCCCATAATATCGACAATAACGTTCGTGAGCTGGAAGGTGCAATGGTATCCCTACTGGCCCAATCAACACTGAACCGTAAGGAGATTGACCTGGCGCTGGCCAAGCAAATGCTGAAGAATTTTGTGAAGAACTCATCCAAAGAGATCTCCATGGAATATATTCAGAATCTGGTTTGCGAGTATTTTGAGGTGCCGATAGAAATGGTAAAATCACAAACCCGCAAACGCGAAATTGTACAGGCAAGACAAATATCTATGTATCTTGCTAAAGCACATACCAAAAGTTCGCTTAAATCTATCGGCCATTTCTTCGGCGGCCGCGACCACTCCACCGTAATCTATGCCTGCCAGACCGTTGAGGATTTAATTGATACCGATAAAAAATTTAAAGGCTATGTAGCCGATATTCAGAAGAAACTAAAAATGTCTTAA
- a CDS encoding acyl-CoA mutase large subunit family protein, translated as MPGKKHTTTSGIEIKEVYTEPSGMNELPGEFPFTRGIRKDMYRGKPWTMRQYAGFSTAEESNKRYHYLLSQGTMGLSVAFDLPTQIGYDSDHELAEGEVGKVGVAIDSLKDIEILFDGIELKNISTSMTINATAPILLAMYIALAKKQGADLKQLSGTIQNDILKEYAARGTYIYPPAASMRLITDVFEYCSTEVPKWNTISISGYHIREAGSTAVQELAFTLANGKAYLKAALQKGLDINVFAKRVSFFFNCHNNFFEEIAKFRAARRMWAHITKELGATEADAQKLRFHTQTGGSTLTAQQPMNNIIRVSTQAMAAVLGGTQSLHTNGYDEAISLPTEAAAKIALRTQQIIAFESGVTDTVDPMAGSYFMEALTDEIEKAALVYIEKIDAMGGSVKAIEQDYMQQEIARSAYEYQTEIENGEKILVGVNRFTEPEKPSVNVFRVDDAIRKMQTEKINQVKQARNNNNVEKYLAQLEKEARGDGNLMPFILNAVEAYATLGEIADTLRAVFGEY; from the coding sequence ATGCCCGGAAAAAAACATACGACCACATCTGGTATCGAAATAAAAGAGGTTTATACTGAGCCTTCGGGCATGAATGAACTTCCGGGCGAATTTCCGTTTACCCGGGGGATCCGGAAGGATATGTACCGTGGGAAACCCTGGACAATGCGCCAGTACGCCGGCTTTTCAACCGCCGAAGAATCCAATAAACGTTACCATTACCTGTTAAGCCAGGGCACCATGGGGCTTTCCGTTGCGTTTGATCTTCCTACACAAATTGGCTATGATTCGGACCATGAGCTGGCGGAGGGGGAAGTAGGAAAAGTTGGGGTGGCTATTGACTCATTAAAAGATATCGAAATCTTGTTCGACGGCATCGAACTGAAAAATATTTCCACCTCGATGACCATTAATGCCACCGCTCCTATTTTATTGGCGATGTACATCGCCCTGGCAAAAAAACAGGGGGCCGATCTGAAACAATTATCCGGCACCATACAAAACGATATATTAAAGGAGTACGCCGCGCGCGGTACCTATATATACCCGCCTGCCGCTTCCATGCGGCTGATCACCGATGTTTTTGAATATTGCAGTACTGAAGTACCCAAATGGAACACTATCTCCATATCGGGGTATCATATCCGCGAAGCCGGCTCGACCGCCGTGCAGGAACTTGCCTTTACCCTGGCAAACGGCAAAGCGTATTTAAAGGCCGCTCTGCAAAAGGGGCTCGACATCAACGTTTTTGCAAAAAGGGTATCCTTCTTTTTTAACTGCCACAATAACTTTTTCGAGGAGATTGCCAAATTCAGGGCCGCCCGGAGGATGTGGGCACATATCACCAAAGAGCTGGGAGCAACCGAGGCTGACGCCCAAAAATTGCGCTTCCATACGCAAACAGGCGGCTCAACGCTAACCGCACAACAACCCATGAATAACATCATCCGGGTGAGTACACAGGCAATGGCGGCAGTACTGGGCGGTACACAATCATTGCACACCAATGGGTACGATGAAGCGATCTCTTTACCTACCGAAGCAGCAGCCAAAATTGCTTTACGCACCCAGCAGATCATTGCGTTTGAGAGCGGGGTGACCGATACGGTAGACCCGATGGCCGGCTCCTATTTTATGGAAGCGCTAACTGACGAGATAGAAAAAGCTGCATTGGTTTATATAGAAAAGATAGATGCGATGGGTGGTTCGGTAAAAGCTATTGAACAGGATTATATGCAGCAGGAGATCGCACGGTCGGCGTATGAGTACCAAACCGAGATTGAGAATGGCGAAAAGATATTAGTTGGTGTTAACCGGTTTACTGAGCCCGAAAAACCTTCTGTAAACGTGTTCCGTGTTGATGACGCTATCCGCAAAATGCAGACAGAAAAGATCAACCAGGTTAAACAAGCCAGGAATAATAATAATGTGGAAAAATATCTTGCACAACTTGAAAAAGAAGCGAGGGGCGATGGCAATTTGATGCCTTTTATCCTAAACGCGGTAGAAGCGTATGCCACTTTAGGTGAAATTGCCGATACACTGCGGGCAGTGTTCGGCGAGTATTAA
- a CDS encoding DUF7935 family protein encodes MNLLPFLLDILKYTFAGVGVVWIAFYLVKPYLERDEKIQLLEFRKSMSSQTLPLRLQAYERLVLFIERINPANMLIRLNATAYSAHELHSLIMEDIRSEYQHNITQQIYVSSRAWGVVKNLKDDTLAMVGNAVKSLPETATGLELSKAILGFLSQVENNPYDIGTSMMRKDLEELF; translated from the coding sequence ATGAACCTTTTACCATTTTTATTAGATATTTTAAAATATACCTTCGCCGGCGTTGGGGTTGTATGGATTGCCTTTTACCTGGTGAAGCCTTATCTTGAAAGAGATGAGAAAATACAATTACTGGAGTTCAGGAAATCAATGAGCAGCCAGACGCTGCCTTTGCGCCTGCAGGCTTATGAGCGCCTGGTTTTATTTATTGAACGCATCAATCCTGCCAATATGCTGATCAGGTTGAATGCCACGGCTTACAGCGCCCATGAATTACACAGTTTAATAATGGAGGATATCCGCAGCGAGTACCAGCACAATATCACCCAGCAAATTTATGTAAGCAGCCGCGCCTGGGGAGTAGTGAAAAACCTGAAGGATGATACCCTGGCCATGGTAGGCAATGCCGTAAAATCATTGCCCGAAACCGCAACCGGACTGGAGCTGAGTAAAGCAATACTGGGATTTTTGAGCCAGGTAGAAAATAACCCATACGACATCGGCACCAGCATGATGCGTAAAGACCTGGAGGAGCTATTTTAA
- a CDS encoding HesB/IscA family protein produces MSIAVETAPAPVTFTEGAVKELFKLKDQQEIGEDFGLRVGVEGGGCSGMNYILGFDHKKDGDQEFMIDGIKVYMHKAHGLYLAGMQIDFQDGLNARGFTFNNPNAASTCGCGTSFSV; encoded by the coding sequence ATGAGTATTGCTGTTGAAACCGCGCCTGCACCGGTAACATTTACAGAAGGCGCCGTAAAGGAATTGTTTAAATTAAAGGACCAGCAGGAAATCGGCGAAGATTTCGGCCTGCGCGTTGGTGTTGAGGGTGGTGGCTGTTCAGGGATGAACTATATTTTAGGTTTTGACCATAAAAAAGACGGCGACCAGGAATTTATGATCGACGGCATCAAAGTTTATATGCACAAGGCCCATGGATTATACCTCGCCGGGATGCAGATCGACTTCCAGGACGGCCTGAATGCCCGCGGTTTTACTTTTAATAACCCCAATGCGGCCAGCACCTGCGGATGCGGTACCTCGTTCTCCGTATAG